The Vibrio mangrovi genome includes a region encoding these proteins:
- a CDS encoding tail protein X: MTTYVTKDGDQIDAITYQYYDGLPGAYEAVLKVNRGLSAQPHPLQAGISIELPLLSPAGEEAEISLWD, from the coding sequence ATGACAACCTATGTAACCAAAGATGGCGATCAAATTGATGCGATTACCTATCAGTACTATGACGGACTGCCGGGAGCTTATGAGGCGGTTCTGAAAGTCAACCGGGGCTTGTCTGCTCAGCCACACCCGTTGCAGGCCGGTATTTCGATAGAACTGCCGCTGCTGTCACCGGCCGGAGAAGAAGCGGAGATCAGTCTATGGGATTAG
- a CDS encoding helix-turn-helix domain-containing protein has product MKKLRIKQARTAMNLTREQVAVAMHKSPHTIKSWETSERQPRSMQEIERLCDILNINVSWYLAGKGPVHPISSTTEQELLKLFSRLTETQQQAILQMMRVMK; this is encoded by the coding sequence ATGAAAAAGTTACGGATAAAACAGGCAAGAACAGCGATGAACCTGACCCGGGAGCAAGTGGCGGTTGCTATGCATAAATCCCCTCATACGATCAAATCCTGGGAAACATCGGAGCGCCAGCCCAGAAGCATGCAGGAAATAGAACGCTTGTGTGACATATTAAATATTAATGTCAGTTGGTATCTGGCTGGTAAAGGTCCGGTTCACCCGATTTCATCGACAACAGAACAAGAGCTGTTAAAGCTTTTTTCCCGGCTGACTGAAACACAGCAGCAAGCCATTTTACAAATGATGCGGGTCATGAAATAA
- a CDS encoding phage late control D family protein yields MGLDCFQILADGQDITAKIRPFFLRLTITDNAGIDSDHFELVLADDGKVAFPQRQSQIEIYTGVDRNALVFRGEYTVNSVTLTSPEKTMTLAGYAGNMGGKFKTHRDFTWSQVTLKALVETVAQRNGLTPAVSASYAAIQIPHYIQAGQSDADLVTELAKEHGATMKIARERLVFFPRGDNQSVSAAPLSPVAVKLTNEVEARLTLSGTGRFQAVEAFWQQVELGYRQSVRVGKDGGKIKKLSKIFPDAEAAKAAAEAVLYHEQRKDYKLSLDELPFIAGIQAERNIQLSGYHRPEFNTEWMCENVTEVISENGHILSCSFVIPKGESVQYLET; encoded by the coding sequence ATGGGATTAGATTGTTTTCAGATTCTGGCCGATGGTCAGGATATTACAGCGAAGATTCGTCCGTTTTTTCTGCGGCTGACCATTACGGATAATGCCGGTATCGACAGCGACCATTTTGAACTGGTGCTGGCCGATGACGGCAAGGTTGCGTTTCCGCAGCGGCAGTCACAGATTGAAATCTATACTGGGGTTGACCGAAATGCGCTGGTTTTCCGGGGTGAGTACACGGTCAATTCCGTGACCCTGACCAGCCCGGAAAAAACCATGACTCTCGCCGGTTACGCCGGGAATATGGGCGGTAAGTTCAAAACTCACCGGGATTTCACCTGGAGTCAGGTGACACTGAAAGCACTGGTTGAAACAGTTGCCCAGCGTAATGGCCTGACACCGGCTGTTTCTGCCAGCTATGCTGCGATTCAGATTCCCCATTATATTCAGGCCGGTCAGAGTGATGCCGATCTGGTGACGGAACTGGCCAAAGAGCATGGCGCAACGATGAAAATTGCCCGGGAACGACTGGTCTTCTTTCCCCGGGGAGATAACCAGAGTGTGTCTGCTGCGCCGCTTTCACCTGTCGCCGTGAAACTGACCAATGAGGTTGAAGCAAGGCTGACCTTGTCGGGAACGGGACGTTTTCAGGCCGTTGAAGCATTCTGGCAGCAGGTCGAACTCGGTTACCGGCAAAGTGTCAGAGTGGGAAAAGACGGCGGGAAAATAAAGAAACTCAGCAAAATATTCCCCGATGCAGAGGCGGCCAAGGCTGCCGCCGAAGCGGTGCTGTATCACGAACAGCGTAAAGACTACAAACTCTCTCTGGATGAGCTCCCGTTTATTGCCGGTATTCAGGCAGAGCGGAATATTCAGCTGAGTGGTTATCATCGTCCTGAATTTAATACGGAGTGGATGTGTGAGAATGTGACGGAAGTCATTAGCGAAAACGGACATATTCTCAGCTGTAGTTTCGTTATCCCCAAAGGTGAAAGCGTACAATATCTGGAAACATGA
- a CDS encoding phage tail protein → MADVMMALGNYRFSIDTAALQTISESHEWRWADHHLAGRKPRSEFIGGGLSTLRFKGVIYPHFRGGLEQTEKMKAEGDKGKPLRLIDGLGKDWGLWTVRRLNVDKSKLFTKGVARKIEFTLEVTEYPDKA, encoded by the coding sequence ATGGCTGATGTCATGATGGCACTGGGAAATTATCGGTTCAGTATCGATACGGCTGCATTGCAGACCATCAGTGAAAGCCACGAATGGCGATGGGCCGATCATCATCTGGCGGGGCGTAAACCCCGCTCGGAATTCATTGGCGGCGGATTGTCGACCCTGCGTTTCAAGGGGGTGATTTACCCCCATTTTCGTGGTGGCCTTGAGCAGACCGAAAAAATGAAGGCCGAAGGCGATAAAGGAAAACCGCTGCGTTTGATTGACGGTCTGGGGAAAGACTGGGGCTTATGGACGGTGCGCCGGCTGAATGTCGATAAGAGCAAACTCTTTACCAAAGGGGTTGCCCGAAAAATTGAATTTACTCTTGAAGTCACGGAATATCCGGATAAGGCATAA